The following are from one region of the Acomys russatus chromosome 32, mAcoRus1.1, whole genome shotgun sequence genome:
- the Hhatl gene encoding protein-cysteine N-palmitoyltransferase HHAT-like protein, translating to MGIKTALPAAELGLYSLVLSGALAYAGRGLLEASQDGAHRKAFRESVRPGWEYLGRKMDVADFEWVMWFTNFRNVIVFVLSGHVLFAKLCTMVAPQLRSWMYAVYGVLAVVGTMGPWYLLLLLGHCVGLYVASLLGQPWLCLALGLASLASFKMDPLISWQSGFVTGTFDLQDVLFHGGCGFTVLRCTSFALESCAHPDRHYSFADLLKYNFYLPFFFFGPIMTFDRFHAQVSQEPVRPEGELWRIQAQAGLSAAAIVAVDVFFHFFYILTIPSDLKFASRLPDSALAGLAYSNLVYDWVKAAVLFGVVNTVARLDHLDPPQPPKCITALYVFGETHFDRGINDWLCKYVYDHIGRDHSAVIPELAASVATFVITTLWLGPCDIVYLWSVLNCFGLNFELWVQKLAECRPLAQIEARLSEGMSRRVRALCGAVNFWAIIMYNLVSLNSLEFTELVARRLILTGFPQTTLAILFVTYCGVQLVKERERTLALEEEQRKDKEKLQ from the exons ATGGGCATCAAGACAGCACTGCCTGCAGCTGAGCTTGGCCTCTACTCCCTGGTGCTGAGTGGAGCCCTGGCTTATGCCGGCCGAGGCCTCCTGGAAGCATCACAAG ATGGGGCCCACAGGAAGGCATTCCGGGAGTCTGTGCGCCCTGGCTGGGAGTACCTGGGCCGGAAGATG GATGTGGCTGACTTCGAGTGGGTGATGTGGTTTACCAACTTCCGAAACGTCATTGTCTTTGTCCTCTCGGGACACGTGCTGTTTGCCAAACTCTGCACGATGGTCGCCCCCCAG CTCCGCTCCTGGATGTACGCCGTGTACGGAGTCCTGGCTGTGGTGGGCACAATGGGCCCGTggtacctgctgctgctgcttggccACTGTGTGGGCCTCTATGTGGCCTCACTCTTGGGCCAGCCCTGGCTGTGCCTTGCCCTTGGTCTGGCCAGCCTGGCGTCCTTCAAGATGGACCCCCTGATTTCTTGGCAG AGTGGGTTTGTAACAGGCACATTTGATCTTCAAGACGTGCTGTTCCACGGGGGTTGCGGCTTCACGGTGCTGCGGTGCACCAGCTTCGCGCTGGAGAGCTGTGCCCACCCTGATCGCCACTACTCCTTCGCTGACCTGCTCAAGTACAATTTCTACCTACCATTCTTCTTCTTTGGGCCCATCATGACCTTTGACCGCTTCCATGCTCAG GTGAGCCAGGAGCCAGTGAGGCCAGAAGGCGAGCTGTGGCGCATCCAGGCCCAGGCAGGACTCAGCGCGGCCGCCATTGTGGCTGTGGATGTCTTCTTCCACTTCTTCTACATCCTCACCATCCCCAGTGATCTCAAGTTTGCCAGCCGCCTCCCTGACAGTGCTCTGG CTGGCCTGGCCTACTCAAACCTGGTGTATGACTGGGTGAAGGCAGCCGTCCTCTTCGGCGTCGTCAACACTGTGGCGCGCCTAGACCACCTGgaccctcctcagcctcctaagtgtaTCACCGCGCTCTACGTCTTCGGGGAAAC GCACTTTGACCGTGGCATCAATGACTGGCTTTGCAA ATATGTATATGACCACATCGGCAGGGACCATTCAGCTGTGATCCCAGAGCTGGCTGCCTCCGTGGCCACGTTTGTCATCACCACTTTGTGGCTTGGGCCTTGTGACATCGTCTACCTATGGTCTGTCCTTAACTGCTTTGGCCTCAACTTTGAGCTCTGGGTGCAGAAGCTGGCTGAGTGCAGGCCACTGGCACAGATTGAG GCCCGGCTGTCGGAGGGGATGTCTCGAAGGGTCCGGGCCCTCTGCGGGGCTGTAAACTTCTGGGCTATTATTATGTACAACCTTGTGAGCCTGAACAGCCTTGAGTTCACGGAGCTGGTGGCCCGACGCCTGATACTTACAG GGTTCCCCCAGACCACATTGGCCATCTTGTTTGTCACCTACTGTGGTGTCCAGCTGGTAAAGGAGCGTGAGCGAACGCTGGCactggaggaagagcagagaaaggacaAGGAGAAGCTGCAGTAA
- the Klhl40 gene encoding kelch-like protein 40, giving the protein MTLGLEQAEEQRLYQQTLLQDGLKDMLDHGKFLDCVVRVGEREFPCHRLVLAACSPYFRARFLAEPGGAGELRLEEVSPDVVSQVLHYLYTSEIALDEASVQDLFAAAHRFQIPSIFTICVSFLQKRLCLANCLAVFRLGLLLDCARLAVAARDFICARFPLVARDSDFLGLSADELIAIISSDGLNVEKEEAVFEAVMRWAGSGDAEAKAERQRVLPTVFESIRCRLLPRAFLESRVERHPLVRSQPELLRKVQMVKDAHEGRLTTLRKKKKEKGEQMGRAKEANQGTADAKAEDDEERVLPGILNDTLRFGMFLQDLIFMISEEGAMAYDPATNECYCASLSTQIPKNHVSLVTRENQVFVAGGLFYNEDTKEEPMSSYFLQFDHLDSEWLGMPPLPSPRCLFGLGEALNAIYVVGGRELKDSEDSLDSVLCYDRQSFKWGESDPLPYAVYGHAVLSHMDLVYVIGGKGKDRKCLSKMSVYDPKKFEWKELAPMQTARSLFGATVHDGRIFVAAGVTDTGLTSSAEVYSIADNKWSSFEAFPQERSSLSLVSLAGTLYALGGFATLETESGELVPTELNDIWRFNEDERKWEGVLREIAYAAGATFLPVRLNVLRLTKM; this is encoded by the exons ATGACGCTGGGCTTGGAGCAGGCGGAGGAGCAGCGTTTGTACCAGCAGACGCTCCTGCAGGACGGCCTCAAGGACATGCTGGACCACGGCAAGTTCCTGGACTGCGTGGTGCGTGTGGGCGAGCGTGAGTTCCCTTGCCACCGCCTGGTGCTGGCCGCCTGCAGCCCCTACTTCCGCGCGCGCTTCCTAGCCGAGCCAGGTGGCGCGGGAGAGCTGCGTCTGGAGGAGGTGTCGCCTGATGTAGTGTCCCAGGTGCTGCACTACCTGTACACATCGGAGATCGCGCTGGATGAGGCAAGCGTGCAGGACCTGTTCGCCGCGGCGCACCGATTCCAGATCCCGTCCATCTTCACTATCTGCGTGTCGTTCCTGCAGAAGCGCCTGTGCTTGGCCAATTGCCTGGCTGTCTTCCGCCTGGGCCTTCTGCTAGACTGCGCGCGTCTGGCAGTGGCTGCGCGCGACTTCATCTGCGCGCGCTTCCCGCTGGTGGCGCGCGACAGCGACTTCTTGGGACTTTCGGCCGACGAGCTGATCGCCATCATCTCCAGCGACGGCCTCAacgtggagaaagaggaggccGTGTTCGAGGCGGTGATGCGCTGGGCCGGCAGCGGCGATGCCGAGGCAAAGGCTGAGCGCCAGCGCGTTCTGCCCACGGTCTTCGAGAGCATTCGCTGCCGCCTGCTGCCTCGCGCCTTCCTGGAGAGCCGTGTGGAGCGCCACCCACTCGTGCGCTCCCAGCCCGAGCTCTTGCGCAAGGTGCAGATGGTGAAGGACGCACACGAGGGCCGCCTCACTACGCTGcgcaagaagaagaaggagaaaggcgAGCAGATGGGTAGGGCCAAGGAGGCCAACCAAGGCACAGCAGACGCAAAGGCTGAGGACGACGAGGAACGAGTGCTGCCGGGGATCCTTAATGACACGCTGCGCTTCGGCATGTTCCTGCAGGACCTTATCTTCATGATCAGTGAGGAGGGGGCGATGGCCTACGACCCAGCCACCAACGAGTGCTATTGCGCATCCCTGTCCACCCAGATCCCCAAGAACCACGTCAGCCTGGTGACCAGGGAGAACCAGGTCTTCGTGGCCGGTGGCCTCTTCTACAATGAGGACACCAAGGAGGAGCCAATGAGTTCTTACTTCCTGCAG TTTGACCACTTGGACTCTGAGTGGCTAGGGATGCCACCGCTCCCCTCACCTCGCTGCCTCTTCGGCCTGGGGGAGGCTCTCAATGCCATTTACGTGGTCGGCGGCCGGGAGCTCAAGGACAGCGAGGACAGCCTGGACTCAGTCCTGTGCTACGACAGGCA gtcaTTCAAATGGGGGGAGTCAGACCCACTGCCCTATGCAGTGTATGGCCACGCGGTGCTTTCCCACATGGACCTCGTCTACGTCATCGGTGGCAAAGGCAAGGACAG GAAATGTCTGAGCAAGATGAGTGTCTACGACCCTAAGAAGTTCGAGTGGAAGGAGCTGGCACCCATGCAAACTGCCCGCTCTCTCTTTGGGGCCACCGTCCACGACGGCCGCATCTTCGTGGCTGCAGGGGTGACAGACACAGGGCTTACCAGCTCCGCAGAGGTGTACAGCATCGCAGACAACAA GTGGTCTTCCTTCGAGGCCTTCCCACAGGAGCGTAGCTCCCTCAGCCTGGTCAGCCTGGCTGGCACTCTCTACGCCTTGGGTGGGTTTGCCACTCTGGAGACGGAGTCTGGAGAGCTGGTCCCCACGGAGCTCAACGACATATGGAG ATTCAACGAGGatgagaggaagtgggagggcgTCCTGCGGGAGATTGCCTATGCAGCCGGTGCCACCTTCCTTCCTGTTCGCCTCAACGTGCTTCGCCTGACCAAGATGTGA